A genomic window from Thermosinus carboxydivorans Nor1 includes:
- a CDS encoding Crp/Fnr family transcriptional regulator translates to MSTSVHIACPFPSHMQLSPWRLDRPEFASILAIVREQRYQRGATLYTPGTLLDEIFIVKSGLLRLYIISPQGKELSLPAFGPGTMVCEQALFNEKLSYACAEAVGEVTVYCLSKADLEAVLQSDSRLMLLAYKTMAAKLDYIMACLHVFMLQDMEQKVLWVLRQLAATGRGGAEKREGLSVKVTHEQLAAMIGASRSAVTQCLDAMAAAGIITKSRGRITLSELAG, encoded by the coding sequence ATGTCTACGAGTGTACATATTGCCTGTCCCTTTCCCTCGCATATGCAGTTATCGCCGTGGCGCCTAGACCGGCCAGAATTTGCATCTATTTTAGCCATCGTTCGGGAACAGCGGTACCAACGGGGCGCTACCTTATACACCCCTGGTACACTTTTAGACGAAATATTTATCGTAAAATCTGGGTTGCTGCGCTTATACATCATTTCGCCGCAGGGTAAGGAACTTAGCTTGCCAGCCTTTGGGCCGGGTACGATGGTGTGCGAGCAAGCCTTGTTCAACGAGAAGCTTTCTTACGCCTGTGCTGAGGCGGTCGGCGAGGTGACGGTCTACTGCCTGAGCAAAGCTGACCTGGAGGCGGTTCTCCAGAGTGATTCCAGGCTGATGCTGTTGGCGTATAAGACGATGGCGGCAAAACTGGACTATATTATGGCCTGTCTTCATGTTTTTATGCTCCAGGACATGGAGCAGAAGGTTTTGTGGGTGCTGCGTCAGTTGGCGGCGACCGGCCGGGGTGGCGCGGAAAAGCGCGAAGGCTTGTCGGTGAAGGTGACTCATGAACAGCTGGCCGCCATGATTGGTGCTAGCCGGTCGGCCGTGACCCAGTGTCTGGACGCTATGGCGGCGGCCGGCATCATTACGAAGTCCCGTGGCCGCATTACGCTAAGCGAATTGGCAGGGTAA
- a CDS encoding NAD(P)-dependent oxidoreductase, whose translation MRIDKITEIDEGFSMREAIAEAKRCLNCPKPLCRTGCPIENEIPAFIQALAKGNIGEASAIIARRSNLPAVCGRVCPHEKQCEAACVLNKKGCGIRIGKLERFIADFAAEMDIDTVEKISEHKGRVAVIGSGPAGLTVAGDLAKMGFAVTVFEAQPEPGGVLMYGIPDFRLNKEVVRREIKKIERLGVTFNTNVLVGPDITIDELFADGYDAIFIGTGTALPKTLDLPGKELPGVVQATYFLSMVSLANAGKVDIKEVPIHLGDRVLVIGAGNVAMDAARTALRIGARQVTVVYRRTEADITALKSEYEAARAEGVQFEWLASPVRFVGETRVTGLECEIMENADGGLRGTGETKLLPADKIILAVGQRPAARIVSTTTGIQVNPQGYVITRERPYGMTTRRGVFAGGDVVHEPATVVLAMKEAKKVAAGIAMYVEAKKLMEEC comes from the coding sequence ATGCGCATTGATAAAATAACCGAAATCGACGAAGGCTTCAGTATGCGCGAAGCTATCGCCGAAGCGAAGCGCTGCCTGAACTGTCCTAAGCCGCTGTGCCGCACCGGCTGTCCCATCGAAAATGAAATCCCGGCCTTTATTCAGGCGCTAGCCAAAGGCAACATCGGCGAAGCCAGTGCGATTATCGCCCGCCGCAGCAACCTGCCGGCCGTATGCGGCCGGGTATGCCCCCACGAAAAGCAGTGCGAAGCTGCCTGCGTCCTAAATAAAAAGGGCTGCGGCATCCGCATCGGCAAACTGGAGCGCTTCATCGCCGACTTTGCCGCCGAAATGGATATCGATACTGTGGAAAAAATCAGCGAGCACAAAGGCCGGGTGGCCGTCATCGGTTCCGGGCCCGCCGGCCTGACCGTCGCCGGTGACCTGGCCAAAATGGGCTTTGCCGTTACCGTCTTTGAAGCTCAGCCGGAGCCGGGCGGTGTGCTCATGTACGGTATTCCTGACTTTCGGCTGAACAAAGAGGTAGTCCGCCGCGAAATCAAGAAGATTGAACGGCTGGGCGTCACCTTCAATACCAACGTCCTGGTCGGGCCGGATATTACCATCGATGAACTGTTTGCCGACGGCTATGACGCCATCTTTATCGGCACCGGCACCGCCCTGCCGAAAACGCTGGACCTCCCTGGCAAAGAGCTGCCTGGTGTGGTGCAGGCCACATACTTCCTTAGCATGGTATCGCTGGCTAACGCCGGCAAAGTCGACATCAAAGAAGTCCCTATCCATCTCGGCGACCGGGTGCTGGTCATCGGCGCCGGCAATGTCGCCATGGACGCAGCCCGTACCGCCCTACGAATAGGTGCCCGCCAAGTCACCGTCGTCTACCGCCGCACCGAAGCGGACATTACTGCGTTAAAGTCGGAGTACGAGGCCGCCCGTGCGGAAGGCGTCCAGTTCGAGTGGCTGGCCAGCCCGGTCCGCTTTGTCGGTGAGACCCGTGTTACCGGGCTGGAGTGTGAAATAATGGAAAATGCAGACGGCGGACTGCGCGGCACCGGCGAAACTAAACTACTCCCCGCCGACAAAATCATTCTCGCGGTCGGTCAGCGCCCTGCCGCCCGCATTGTCTCGACCACCACGGGTATCCAAGTGAACCCGCAGGGCTATGTCATCACCCGTGAACGCCCCTACGGCATGACCACCCGCCGCGGCGTTTTCGCCGGCGGTGACGTGGTGCATGAGCCAGCCACCGTGGTGCTGGCCATGAAAGAAGCCAAAAAAGTGGCGGCCGGCATTGCTATGTATGTCGAAGCGAAAAAACTAATGGAAGAATGTTAA
- a CDS encoding GDSL-type esterase/lipase family protein, producing the protein MKVTAVAIGDSITYGYPYRPQYSWTALAARELDIIILNKGVCGETTGDMRARFTQDVLPHRPQLVIIMGGTNDAFLHIRPQEVADNLAGMVQAAREAGIVPVLGMPIPSNYPEDEVMLDRYRQWLREYAAREKVALIDFYFPMLAPGGTALREGLHVDGVHPSEAGYRVMARAAVDALRPVVGGMR; encoded by the coding sequence ATGAAGGTAACGGCCGTGGCAATTGGCGACTCGATAACTTACGGCTATCCTTATCGGCCGCAGTATTCCTGGACGGCCCTGGCCGCGCGGGAACTGGACATCATTATTCTTAATAAAGGGGTATGCGGAGAGACAACCGGTGATATGCGCGCCCGGTTTACTCAGGATGTTCTGCCCCACCGGCCGCAGCTTGTAATTATCATGGGCGGGACGAACGACGCCTTTCTCCACATTCGCCCCCAGGAAGTAGCCGACAACCTGGCCGGCATGGTGCAAGCCGCCCGCGAGGCCGGCATTGTGCCGGTGCTTGGGATGCCGATTCCGTCCAACTACCCCGAAGATGAAGTTATGCTTGACCGGTACCGGCAGTGGCTGCGGGAATACGCCGCGCGGGAAAAGGTGGCGCTTATCGACTTTTATTTCCCCATGCTGGCGCCAGGCGGAACGGCCTTGCGCGAGGGGCTGCACGTCGACGGCGTTCATCCCAGTGAAGCCGGTTACCGGGTTATGGCCCGCGCGGCCGTGGACGCGCTTAGGCCAGTGGTGGGCGGTATGAGATAG
- a CDS encoding hexokinase family protein: protein MSDLTMRLNDVRAAFTLSAGQLARLSRQFADAMDAGLTGRESCLKMLPSFLSRPTGLEQGRFIALDFGGTNIRTLLVDLHGDGRLSVRQTLAASLKDPTAGYDYTAPTVHADELFAFLAAQVATVTAAGSADGLGFTFSYPCRQTGANRAILLHWTKEIATAGVEGKDVGELLGAALARRGLGHLAPAAIINDTVGTLLAAAYQDPWTDIGSICGTGHNTCYLELSPPAAPAPMIINMESGNFDAMPLTPFDAALDAASDKPGQQRLEKMAAGRYLGELVRLAAASLAAASSCFAAPIWQRADALSGPDVALLVADTSRTLTRIEHWLSGRFGLASTLAERAALKEIAALVTARSARLVAATYAGVLLRLQSAGHTRHTIAVDGSLYEKMPGYAAILQAALAELVPDAAGYIRVRLTKNGSGIGAAVAAAMMRKSG from the coding sequence ATGAGCGATCTAACCATGCGCCTTAACGACGTACGCGCCGCTTTCACTCTGTCGGCCGGCCAACTTGCCCGCCTGTCTCGCCAGTTCGCCGACGCTATGGACGCCGGCCTGACCGGCCGAGAGAGCTGCCTCAAAATGCTGCCTTCTTTCCTAAGCCGGCCCACCGGCCTGGAGCAAGGGCGATTCATCGCCCTTGATTTCGGCGGCACCAACATCCGCACCCTGCTCGTGGATCTTCACGGCGACGGACGTCTGTCGGTGCGGCAGACGCTAGCCGCCTCGCTCAAAGATCCGACCGCCGGCTATGATTATACGGCGCCGACAGTCCACGCCGATGAACTTTTTGCCTTTTTGGCCGCCCAGGTGGCCACCGTGACCGCAGCAGGCAGCGCAGACGGCCTGGGCTTCACTTTTTCCTACCCCTGCCGCCAGACCGGAGCCAACCGCGCCATCCTCCTCCACTGGACAAAAGAAATCGCCACCGCCGGTGTGGAAGGAAAGGACGTAGGCGAACTCTTGGGCGCGGCCTTAGCCCGGCGCGGTCTTGGCCACCTGGCGCCGGCCGCCATCATCAATGACACGGTAGGAACGCTGCTTGCCGCCGCCTATCAGGACCCCTGGACCGACATCGGTTCAATCTGCGGTACCGGCCACAACACTTGCTATCTGGAGCTGTCACCACCCGCGGCCCCTGCTCCCATGATCATCAACATGGAATCCGGCAATTTTGACGCCATGCCGCTTACCCCTTTTGACGCCGCCCTCGATGCGGCCAGCGACAAGCCGGGCCAGCAGCGCCTGGAAAAAATGGCGGCCGGGCGGTACTTAGGCGAGCTGGTGCGGCTGGCCGCGGCATCTCTCGCCGCGGCCAGCTCCTGCTTTGCCGCGCCAATCTGGCAGCGCGCCGACGCCTTAAGCGGGCCGGATGTCGCGCTGCTGGTAGCCGACACCTCCCGCACCCTGACGCGAATCGAGCACTGGTTATCCGGCCGCTTCGGCCTGGCCTCCACGCTGGCCGAACGCGCCGCCCTCAAAGAAATAGCCGCCTTGGTCACCGCCCGGTCCGCCCGGCTGGTGGCGGCCACTTACGCCGGCGTCCTGCTCCGCCTTCAAAGCGCCGGCCACACGCGGCATACCATTGCCGTCGACGGTTCGCTTTATGAAAAAATGCCGGGCTACGCCGCCATACTGCAGGCCGCCCTGGCTGAACTAGTCCCTGATGCCGCTGGATACATCCGGGTACGGCTGACGAAAAACGGTTCAGGAATTGGCGCGGCGGTAGCGGCAGCGATGATGAGAAAAAGCGGTTAG
- a CDS encoding asparaginase, which translates to MTKKVVIVTTGGTIAMRYDPVRGGVFPAVTGAELVEAVPPLAQVGPVEVVEFANLPSPHITPRIMWRLAKVIDDLLARDDVAGVVVTHGTDTLEETAYFLDLTVQSDKPVCMTAAMRHAAEISPDGPKNILCAVKTAFCPEAVGQGVLVVANEEIHAAREVTKTHAANPKTFASPFWGPLGYVDEDKVTFRRHSLKRQKIKPAAPVDDVYLIKLVAGADDLFFRCLVDKGASGIVVEGFGRGNVPPAVVPGIKAALDKGIPVVLTTRTAGGRVLDVYGYEGGVKPLKAMGVILAGEISGQKARIKLMLALGVTRDRQALAGYFDVP; encoded by the coding sequence ATGACGAAAAAAGTAGTGATTGTGACTACCGGCGGCACGATCGCCATGCGGTATGACCCGGTGAGGGGCGGCGTTTTCCCGGCGGTGACGGGCGCCGAACTGGTTGAAGCGGTGCCGCCGCTTGCGCAGGTAGGGCCGGTGGAAGTAGTGGAGTTCGCCAATCTGCCCAGTCCGCATATTACGCCGCGGATCATGTGGCGGTTGGCTAAAGTTATTGACGATCTCTTGGCCCGGGACGACGTAGCCGGGGTGGTGGTAACGCATGGGACCGATACCTTGGAAGAAACGGCCTATTTCCTTGACCTGACAGTCCAGAGCGACAAGCCGGTGTGTATGACGGCGGCCATGCGCCATGCGGCCGAAATCAGCCCGGACGGCCCGAAGAATATTCTCTGCGCGGTAAAAACGGCGTTTTGCCCCGAGGCGGTTGGCCAAGGCGTATTAGTGGTTGCCAACGAAGAAATCCATGCGGCCAGGGAAGTGACCAAGACCCATGCGGCCAACCCCAAAACATTCGCGTCGCCGTTCTGGGGGCCGCTGGGCTATGTGGATGAAGACAAGGTTACTTTTCGCCGCCATTCGCTTAAGCGGCAAAAGATTAAGCCGGCCGCGCCGGTCGATGATGTCTATCTCATTAAATTGGTAGCCGGCGCGGACGATCTTTTCTTCCGCTGCCTTGTCGACAAAGGGGCCAGCGGCATCGTCGTCGAAGGCTTCGGTCGCGGCAACGTGCCGCCAGCGGTAGTACCGGGAATTAAAGCCGCACTAGACAAGGGCATCCCGGTGGTACTGACTACCCGCACCGCCGGCGGACGGGTCCTGGATGTGTACGGCTACGAGGGAGGAGTAAAACCGTTAAAAGCGATGGGCGTCATCCTGGCCGGCGAAATCAGCGGGCAGAAAGCGCGGATAAAGCTAATGTTAGCCCTGGGCGTGACCCGTGACCGGCAGGCGCTGGCCGGCTATTTTGATGTACCCTAA
- a CDS encoding IS110 family transposase: MIEAMIKGTDDTKQLAQMAKGALRNKLADLEKALKGSLGYHQKMMLSMQLKHIETLDESIKELDKEIADRMRPFEEALELLDTIPGVNRRNAEEIIAEIGVDMSRFPSAEHLSSWSGMAPGHNESADKRKSGKTRKGNQHLRTTLVQSARSAARQKDTYLASQYRRICSRRGSNRAAVAVGHSILIIAYHILKKKQPYIELGANYFEQRSKDAAIKRALQLLQNAGIEINLENIVA; encoded by the coding sequence ATGATAGAAGCTATGATAAAAGGAACCGATGATACCAAGCAGTTAGCGCAAATGGCAAAAGGAGCTTTGCGTAATAAACTTGCCGATTTAGAAAAGGCGTTAAAGGGCTCTCTTGGTTACCATCAAAAAATGATGCTATCCATGCAACTAAAACATATTGAAACGCTAGATGAAAGTATTAAAGAATTGGATAAAGAAATAGCAGACCGTATGCGCCCTTTTGAAGAAGCCTTGGAGCTATTAGACACCATACCCGGTGTTAATCGGCGCAATGCAGAAGAAATCATTGCTGAGATTGGAGTAGATATGAGTCGCTTCCCATCCGCGGAGCATCTTTCATCTTGGTCAGGAATGGCTCCAGGGCATAACGAAAGCGCTGATAAGCGAAAATCAGGAAAAACCCGTAAAGGAAACCAACATCTGCGAACAACACTTGTACAATCAGCTCGCTCTGCCGCCCGCCAAAAAGATACTTATCTTGCGTCTCAATACCGTAGAATCTGTTCCCGTCGTGGTTCTAACCGTGCTGCAGTAGCTGTAGGACATAGCATTTTAATAATTGCCTATCATATTCTCAAGAAAAAACAGCCGTACATTGAATTAGGTGCCAACTACTTTGAACAGCGAAGTAAAGATGCTGCAATAAAAAGAGCACTTCAACTTTTACAAAACGCAGGAATTGAAATAAACCTTGAAAATATAGTTGCTTAA
- a CDS encoding IS110 family RNA-guided transposase translates to MKQVIRIVHERCCGMDVHKKIIVACVITPDNKEIRTFGTMTDDLHELVSWLQSHGCSHVAMESTGVYWKPIYNLLEHTGIEILVVNAQHIKAVPGRKTDVKDAEWIAELLRHGLLQGSYIPSREQRELRELVRYRRSLIEERSREVNRLQKVLEGANIKLASVVTDITGVSARSMIEAMIKGTDDTKQLAQMAKGALRNKLADLEKALKGSLGYHQKMMLSMQLKHIETLDESIKELDKEIADRMRPFEEALELLDTIPGVNRRNAEEIIAEIGVDMSRFPSAEHLSSWSGMAPGHNESADKRKSGKTRKGNQHLRTTLVQSARSAARQKDTYLASQYRRICSRRGSNRAAVAVGHSILIIAYHILKKKQPYIELGANYFEQRSKDAAIKRALQLLQNAGIEINLENIVA, encoded by the coding sequence ATGAAACAAGTAATCCGCATTGTCCATGAACGCTGTTGTGGTATGGATGTTCACAAGAAGATTATCGTTGCCTGCGTTATCACACCTGACAACAAAGAAATTCGAACATTTGGCACTATGACGGACGACTTGCATGAATTAGTAAGCTGGCTTCAAAGTCACGGCTGTAGTCATGTAGCTATGGAAAGCACGGGAGTTTACTGGAAACCAATTTACAATCTTTTAGAACATACGGGAATTGAGATTTTGGTAGTCAATGCACAACACATAAAAGCAGTTCCGGGACGCAAGACAGATGTTAAAGATGCAGAGTGGATAGCTGAGTTACTACGGCATGGGTTACTGCAGGGCAGTTATATTCCAAGTCGTGAGCAGAGGGAATTACGGGAATTAGTAAGATATCGTCGGAGCCTCATAGAAGAACGCTCGAGAGAAGTAAATCGGCTACAAAAAGTTTTAGAAGGGGCAAATATTAAGTTGGCTTCTGTAGTAACCGACATTACTGGTGTTTCCGCCCGCTCTATGATAGAAGCTATGATAAAAGGAACCGATGATACCAAGCAGTTAGCGCAAATGGCAAAAGGAGCTTTGCGTAATAAACTTGCCGATTTAGAAAAGGCGTTAAAGGGCTCTCTTGGTTACCATCAAAAAATGATGCTATCCATGCAACTAAAACATATTGAAACGCTAGATGAAAGTATTAAAGAATTGGATAAAGAAATAGCAGACCGTATGCGCCCTTTTGAAGAAGCCTTGGAGCTATTAGACACCATACCCGGTGTTAATCGGCGCAATGCAGAAGAAATCATTGCTGAGATTGGAGTAGATATGAGTCGCTTCCCATCCGCGGAGCATCTTTCATCTTGGTCAGGAATGGCTCCAGGGCATAACGAAAGCGCTGATAAGCGAAAATCAGGAAAAACCCGTAAAGGAAACCAACATCTGCGAACAACACTTGTACAATCAGCTCGCTCTGCCGCCCGCCAAAAAGATACTTATCTTGCGTCTCAATACCGTAGAATCTGTTCCCGTCGTGGTTCTAACCGTGCTGCAGTAGCTGTAGGACATAGCATTTTAATAATTGCCTATCATATTCTCAAGAAAAAACAGCCGTACATTGAATTAGGTGCCAACTACTTTGAACAGCGAAGTAAAGATGCTGCAATAAAAAGAGCACTTCAACTTTTACAAAACGCAGGAATTGAAATAAACCTTGAAAATATAGTTGCTTAA